A region of the Methylobacterium nodulans ORS 2060 genome:
CCCGGTGGATATGGCCGCAGAGGAATTCGGTGGTGGTGTTGATGCCGGCGAAGTCCGGCAGGTCGTCGAGGTTGCAGTAGTTGAGCGGGGCGAGGATCCGCTTCAGCACCTCGCCGGCCCGCCCGATATCGACCACGACGCCCTCCGGCGTGAGGCTCTCGCGGAAGAAGGCCACGTCGACCACGAAGGTCGCCCCGTGCAGCGCCTGGGCCGGGCCGAACAGCGCGCCCCGGAAGCTGTGGGCGATCATCACGTGGTCGCGGACTTCGACGGCGTACATCAGGGCTCCTCGGGGGGATCATAACGGATGGCGGTGCAGAGCCCGGGCGCTCCGCGGCGGAGCAGGCGCGGCAGGGAGCCGGGTAGATCCGCGAAGGCGACCTCCTCGGTGATCAGGGCATCGAAGCGAGGGTCCCCGAGGAGATCGAGGGCCTTCAGCAGGCGGCGGCGAGGGGTCCAGCGCGGGCGCCGGGCCGCCGGCAATTGTCCGACCTGGCTCGACACCAGCCGCAGCCGCCGCGGGTGGAAGAACACTCCGAGGGGAGCCGGCACGCTGTCGCTCCCATACCAGCTGAGTTCGACCACGCGGGCCTCCTCGCCCGCAAGCGCGAGGGCGGTCGCCAGGCCCTCGGCGCTGGCGCTGGTATGGAGGACGACGTCCGCCGCGCCATCCGCCTCCGGGGCCGTCCGGAAGGGCACGCCGAGCGCCGCGGCCGGTGCGGCCCGGGAGGGGTCGCAGTCGATCAGCGTCACCTCGGCCCCGGGCAGGCGCGCGGCGAGGGCGGCCGCCAGCAGGCCGACCATACCGCCCCCGACCACCGCGATCCGGTCGCCGGGCCCGGCGCCCGAATCCCAGATCCCATTCAGGGCCGTCTCCATGGTGGCGGCCAGGATCGCGCGGCGGGGCGGCACGCAATCGGGCAGCGGAAACAGGGCCTCCGGCGTGGCGGTGAAGGCCTCCTCGTGCGGGTGGAGCGCAAAGATGAGGGGGCCGTCCGGCTCGATCCGTCCGACCGCGCAATAGCCATACTTGACCGGAAACGGGAAATCGCCCTCTTGGGCCGGCGCACGCATGCGCGCGCGGATCGGCTCCGGCACCCTTCCCTCGAAGACGAGGCGCTCGGTGCCACGGCTGAGCGCGGACCAGAGGGTGCGGACCCGGACCTCGCCGGGGCGGAGAGAGGGCAATGTGTGGCGTCGCAACTCCGCCCGGCCCGGCGCCGTGTACCAGAGTGCGCGGGCGGACGCCGTCCCGTCCTGCTCTTCCGCGCCGCTGGATCCCGAGCGATGCTGCACTCTGACTCCCCGGTGCTGGCCGAAGAAGACTCGGCCACCGCCGCTCCTCTCACGACGCCGGCGGGGCTGCAACCCGTCGCGGCTTTGCGCCGCCGCCGCATCGCCATGCTGGCCCTCAATCTGGTCAGCTGCGCCGGGTTCGCGGCGGCGCTCGCCCGGATCCTCGGCGCGGGCGGGTGGGACGCGATCGACGTCGCGCTGTTCGCCTGCTGCCTGCTCGCGCTGCCCTGGACCGTGCTCGGCTTCTGGAACGCGGTGATCGGATTCGGGCTGCTGCGGGCCGGTCCGCGGGGCCTTGCCGCAGCCGCCCCCTTCGCGGCGGCGGGAGACCGGCCCGATCCGCCGCGCCTGCGCACCGCCATCGTGATGACCCTGCGCAACGAGGAGCCGGAGCGCGCCTTCGCGCGGCTGCGCCTCGTGCAGGAGAGCCTCGACCGCACGGGCCATGGCGGGTGGTTCAGCTTCCACGTGCTGAGCGACACGGATGCTCCCGCCCTGATCGCCCGCGAGGAGGCGGCCTTCGCCGCGTGGCGCGCCGCGCTGGCGGGGGCGCGGGCCGCGCGCCTCCACTACCGGCGGCGGGCGGAGAATGCGGGCTTCAAGGCCGGCAACCTGCAGGAATTCTGCGCCCGCGCCGACGAGGAACTGATGCTGCCGCTCGATGCGGACAGCCTGATGACCGGGGAGGCGATCCTGCGGCTCGTGCGCATCGCCCAGGCTCATCCGCGGATCGGCATCCTCCAGGGCCTCGTCGTCGCAGCGCCGGCCGTGAGTCCCTTCGCACGGCTGTTCCAGTTCGGCATGCGCCACGGGATGCGCCCCTACACCATCGCCATGGCGTGGTGGACGGGCGAGTGCGGCCCGTTCTGGGGCCACAATGCCCTCGTGCGCATCGCCCCCTTCGCGGAGCATTGCCGGCTGCCCGCCCTCGGGCCAGGAAGGCTCGGCGGGTCGATCCTCTCGCACGATCAGGTCGAGGCGGTGCTGATGCGCCGGGCCGGCTACGAGGTCCGGGTGCTGCCGGTGGAGACCGGCAGCTTCGAGGAGAATCCGCCGACGCTCCTCGATCACCTCGCCCGCGACGCGCGCTGGTGCCAGGGCAACCTGCAATATGTCCGGCTGCTGCGCCTGCCCGGCCTGCTCCCGGTCAGCCGCTTCCAGCTCGTCTGGGCGATCCTGATGTTCCTCGGTGCGCCCGCCACCGCGCTGGCGCTGCTTCTCCTCCCGCTGCGGCTCCTCGATCTGCCGGCGGAGACGCCGACGGATCTGGCCGCTGCGCTCTATCTCGGCTGGCTCGGCCTCGTGCTCGCGCCGAAATATGCCGGCTACGCGGATGCGCTTCTCGGCGGGGCGGCGGCTCATGGGGGGCTCCCGCGCTTCCTCGCCGGCATCGTGGCCGAGACGGTGTTCTCCTTCCTGCTCTACGGCATCGCCATGGTGCGGCTCAGCCTGTTCGTGGCCGGGCTCCTGGTCGACCGCCGGGTCACCTGGGCAGGGCAGCGGCGGCAGGCGGCGGGCCTGTCGGTCCTCGCTGCCTGCCGGGGGCTGCCGGACGTGGTGCTGTTCGGCACCGCCCTGTGCGGGGGGCTCGCGCTTCTCGCGCCCGGTCTGCTGCCATGGCTGTGGCCGCTCCTTCTGGGGCCGCTCGCGGCGATCCCCCTCGCGGTCCTCACCGCCTCGCCGCGCCTCGGCCTCTGGATGGCCCGCCACCGGCTCTGCGCCGTCCCGGAGGAGATCGGACCTGTGCCCGAGATCCAGGCGATGCGGGCTGGCTCGGATCCTGCTCTCGTCGGACGCCCGACCTAAACAGACCCTGACCTACCTGGAAGCCGCCCAGCACCTCAGCATGAGGGCTGGTGGGGCTGCCATCGGGGCCTTGCGGCCGGGTTCATCCGTCAGGGGCGGCCAAGGCCGGTGGCAACTGACGCGGGGCCGGTTCGCCGCATTCCCAACCAGGATGGCAAGCAGACGCGTGTCGCTGCGGGCTGCTGCCGGCGCTACCCCACGCCCACCGGCTGTTTCACGGCGAGCGGCGTGCGCAGCGTGACCAGCTCCTCGCCGGCCGTCGGGTGGACCGCGATGGTGCGGTCGAAATCCGCCTTGGTGGCGCCCATCGTCACCGCGATCGCCACCGCCTGGATGATCTCGCCCGCGTCGTGGCCGAGGACGTGCACGCCCACCACCCGGTCGCTCTCGCGCGCCACCACGACCTTCATCAGGATGCGGTCCTCGCGTCCCGAGAGCGTCGCCTTCATGGGGCGGAAGCGCGCCTCGTAGA
Encoded here:
- the mdoH gene encoding glucans biosynthesis glucosyltransferase MdoH, yielding MLHSDSPVLAEEDSATAAPLTTPAGLQPVAALRRRRIAMLALNLVSCAGFAAALARILGAGGWDAIDVALFACCLLALPWTVLGFWNAVIGFGLLRAGPRGLAAAAPFAAAGDRPDPPRLRTAIVMTLRNEEPERAFARLRLVQESLDRTGHGGWFSFHVLSDTDAPALIAREEAAFAAWRAALAGARAARLHYRRRAENAGFKAGNLQEFCARADEELMLPLDADSLMTGEAILRLVRIAQAHPRIGILQGLVVAAPAVSPFARLFQFGMRHGMRPYTIAMAWWTGECGPFWGHNALVRIAPFAEHCRLPALGPGRLGGSILSHDQVEAVLMRRAGYEVRVLPVETGSFEENPPTLLDHLARDARWCQGNLQYVRLLRLPGLLPVSRFQLVWAILMFLGAPATALALLLLPLRLLDLPAETPTDLAAALYLGWLGLVLAPKYAGYADALLGGAAAHGGLPRFLAGIVAETVFSFLLYGIAMVRLSLFVAGLLVDRRVTWAGQRRQAAGLSVLAACRGLPDVVLFGTALCGGLALLAPGLLPWLWPLLLGPLAAIPLAVLTASPRLGLWMARHRLCAVPEEIGPVPEIQAMRAGSDPALVGRPT
- a CDS encoding zinc-dependent alcohol dehydrogenase, translated to MRRHTLPSLRPGEVRVRTLWSALSRGTERLVFEGRVPEPIRARMRAPAQEGDFPFPVKYGYCAVGRIEPDGPLIFALHPHEEAFTATPEALFPLPDCVPPRRAILAATMETALNGIWDSGAGPGDRIAVVGGGMVGLLAAALAARLPGAEVTLIDCDPSRAAPAAALGVPFRTAPEADGAADVVLHTSASAEGLATALALAGEEARVVELSWYGSDSVPAPLGVFFHPRRLRLVSSQVGQLPAARRPRWTPRRRLLKALDLLGDPRFDALITEEVAFADLPGSLPRLLRRGAPGLCTAIRYDPPEEP
- a CDS encoding 6-pyruvoyl trahydropterin synthase family protein, with the translated sequence MYAVEVRDHVMIAHSFRGALFGPAQALHGATFVVDVAFFRESLTPEGVVVDIGRAGEVLKRILAPLNYCNLDDLPDFAGINTTTEFLCGHIHRAMAAAVRAGDLGPGGEGVSRLRVTLHESHVARAWCEGPLDP